DNA from Bacillus sp. (in: firmicutes):
ATTTGTCCACATCATCATGATTTAACCTTAACTACTGGCGCTAGTCCACCCTTGTAGTGACCAGTTTTCTCGCTTTTGCCCGATTTCGGGTACTAGACCGGCTAACTAGTGACCGGGACCATCGTTTTTACTCTATCTCGGGCACTAGAACGACTTCCTAGTGACCGCTTCAAGCGTTTTTACTCTGTCTCGGGTACTAGAACGAATAACTAGTGACCGAGACCATTGTTTTTACTCTATTTCGGGCGCTAGCCCTTCTCTTGTTGCTGCGCCGTAAGCCATTTCGCTTCCGCCTCCGCTAAGCGGATATAATTTGGAACAAAACTATGTACCTCTTGTGGCTCTTTGTTGATGCCAATTATCGCTAATTCCGACGGCCTTGGATTAAATAATGTTGGTGAAGCAATAACCGCCTGCTCTTGCAACACTTCCTTAATGACAGCTTCATGAAGCAGAACATCATTTCCTAAAAATAACACTTTCTCACTTCGCTGTTTAAGCTCCTCTACCCAATCTTTAAGCATAATAATTTGGTCAGCTTTTAACGATTGAAAACTTTCACCTTGAAAGGCATATAATCCAGTATAAACCTGGCCTCTCCGGGCATCGAAAATCGGTGAAACGACTCCATTGAAAAGTTGTCCATTCCTTGCTAGAACTTCTAAGCTTGAAACACCAACAATGGGAATATTTAGTGTCCATGCTAAAGTTTTCGCAATGGTAACGCCAATTCTTACACCCGTGTAAGAGCCCGGCCCATGGGCGACTATAATGCGGTCTAATTGTTTAGGCTCTAAACCTACCTCCTGCATCAAATCATGAATGGCTGGCATAACCCTTATGGAGTGATTTTTATTAAGGTTTGTAATATACTCCCCTATAATGTTGTCCCCATCGCTGACTGCGATTCCCATCACCTGATTAGACGTATCAATTGCTAATGCTTTCATCACGAAATAACTCCTTACATAAATGTAAATACAAATCCCCTTTAGGGGTAAGAACAATTTTTCTTTCCGTCTCATTTACGTAAATTAAATTTATTTGTAAAAGCTCGGCTGGCAGCAGATCCTCAATAAACTGGGCCCACTCAACAACCGTAACACCGTCACCATGAAAATACTCATCAAAACCTAAATCCTCATCACTTTCCTCTAAACGATAAACGTCCATATGATATAGAGGCAAAATACCGTCTGTATATTCTTTAATAATCGTAAACGTTGGACTATTAACCGTTCTTGTAATTCCTAAGCCAAGTGCCAACCCTTTTGTAAAAGTAGTTTTTCCAGCCCCAAGGTCTCCTTCTAATGTTAAAACAGTTCCTCGCTCTAGACTTTTAGCCAGATTCATTGCAAACTCCATTGTCTGTTCAACAGACTGACTACTATAACTAAACTCCTTCAAACAATCACCCTATTTATTTAAAATGATTAAATCCACGTTTTTGTAAAAGAGAGCATTGGCCCTCCTGCTTAATAAACACTTGTGCAGGGCCTTCCTTTACATAGCCTATTTTTGTTATTTTATAATTTTTCATTTTACATTGCTTTTCGATTTCATGCCAACTTCCTTCTGTTACAGTGCCAACCAATTCATAGTCTTCGCCGCCATTTAACATCCAATGAAGCTGTTCAGCTTGACTAAAATTTTGTATATACTCACTTCTTGGTAGCTTATCGGCCTCAACCACAATCGTAACGTTACTAGCAGTAGCAATTTCATTTAACTCACTAGCAATTCCATCGCTTACATCATTTAGTGCAACGCGAGGATAGTTCGCTAAAATTTGCCCTATTTCTATCCTTGGCTCAGGCAACTGATGCTTTTCAATTAAAGCTTGTTCTTCTTTTGTAAAATTGTAATTGACTCCGTATTTTAGCAATAGTTGTAAACCTGCCGCGGAATCACCTAAACATCCAGTTACAAATACTAGATCATTTGCTTTCGCGTTTTTTCGTAAAAGATGCTTACCCCGTGGAACCCGCCCTATTACCGTCACTGTTATGACAAGACTATGCTTTGACGAAACCGTGTCCCCACCGATTAAATCCATTTCGTAACGGTTAGCTAACGTTTTCATACCATTGTATATTTCCAAAAGCTCTGCCGGCGACCAGCTTTCTGGGATTGCAATCGATACTAAATAAAAATTAGGGATACCACCCATCGCCGCAATATCACTAATATTACTTGCTAATACTTTATAGCCAATATGAAATGGCTTCATCGTCTCTCTCGTAAAATGAACCTGTTCTATCATTGTATCCATACAAACAATTTCTTCAACATCACTATTTCCTGAAAAAAGCGCCGCATCATCACCAATACCTGTTATTAAGTGCTCTTGTTTATATTTTTTTGGTGTAATGCTATTTATAAATGAAAACTCGTCTTGAATGAACAAACTGATTCCCTCCACGTGTCCAACTATAAACCTTTAGCGAAGAAAAGGTCAATTTTTTTCCGGTGTTATTGAGGATATTTTAACAGATTTGGGGATACTACACGTAAAGGTTAGTAAATACATCGAAAATTATGGAGGACTACAATGAAAAAGTTACTATCTTCAATTTTTGCTCTAGTGCTTTTATTCACTTTAGCTGCATGTGGTGGAGGAAATAATGGAGGCAATAATACACAAGACGGTGGGAATAACGGAACAGAAGCAAATCTTCCAAGCCAAATAATCATCGCAACAGGTGGAACATCGGGTACATATTATCCACTTGGCGGCGGGATTGCACAAATTATTTCTGACAAAACAGATGTAAAAGCCACAGCACAAACAACTGGTGGTTCCGTTGAAAATATGCGTTTACTTGGATCGCAAGATGTTGATTTCGCCTTTGTACAAAACGATATTGCTGACTATGCGCTTAACGGTACTGTCATGTTTGAAGGTTCAAGGGTTGAAAATCTTCAAGCGCTTGCAGCTCTTTATAATGAAACAATACAAATCGTATTACCAGGGAACAGTAAAATTACGAGTGTTGCCGATTTAAAAGGAAAAAAAGTTTCTGTTGGTGCACCTGGTAGTGGTGTAGAAGCAAATGCCAAACAAATTCTCGAAGTTTATGGGTTAACCTTCGATGATTTAAAAGCACAGCGCTTATCCTTTGGCGACTCTGTCCAAAGTATGCAAGATGGGAACTTGGATGCTGCATTTCTTACTGCTGGCGCACCTACGTCAGCCGTTACAGAGTTATCAGCAACGAATGGTGTTAAATTACTAACTATTGATGCAGATAAGGCTGATGAATTAATTAAGAAATACCCATTCTATGTAAAAGAAACAATCCCAGCTGACACTTATCCAGGGGTACCCGAAACAAACACTGTTGCCG
Protein-coding regions in this window:
- the tsaB gene encoding tRNA (adenosine(37)-N6)-threonylcarbamoyltransferase complex dimerization subunit type 1 TsaB, which gives rise to MKALAIDTSNQVMGIAVSDGDNIIGEYITNLNKNHSIRVMPAIHDLMQEVGLEPKQLDRIIVAHGPGSYTGVRIGVTIAKTLAWTLNIPIVGVSSLEVLARNGQLFNGVVSPIFDARRGQVYTGLYAFQGESFQSLKADQIIMLKDWVEELKQRSEKVLFLGNDVLLHEAVIKEVLQEQAVIASPTLFNPRPSELAIIGINKEPQEVHSFVPNYIRLAEAEAKWLTAQQQEKG
- a CDS encoding thiamine-phosphate kinase → MFIQDEFSFINSITPKKYKQEHLITGIGDDAALFSGNSDVEEIVCMDTMIEQVHFTRETMKPFHIGYKVLASNISDIAAMGGIPNFYLVSIAIPESWSPAELLEIYNGMKTLANRYEMDLIGGDTVSSKHSLVITVTVIGRVPRGKHLLRKNAKANDLVFVTGCLGDSAAGLQLLLKYGVNYNFTKEEQALIEKHQLPEPRIEIGQILANYPRVALNDVSDGIASELNEIATASNVTIVVEADKLPRSEYIQNFSQAEQLHWMLNGGEDYELVGTVTEGSWHEIEKQCKMKNYKITKIGYVKEGPAQVFIKQEGQCSLLQKRGFNHFK
- a CDS encoding TAXI family TRAP transporter solute-binding subunit encodes the protein MKKLLSSIFALVLLFTLAACGGGNNGGNNTQDGGNNGTEANLPSQIIIATGGTSGTYYPLGGGIAQIISDKTDVKATAQTTGGSVENMRLLGSQDVDFAFVQNDIADYALNGTVMFEGSRVENLQALAALYNETIQIVLPGNSKITSVADLKGKKVSVGAPGSGVEANAKQILEVYGLTFDDLKAQRLSFGDSVQSMQDGNLDAAFLTAGAPTSAVTELSATNGVKLLTIDADKADELIKKYPFYVKETIPADTYPGVPETNTVAVKAMLAVSKTLPEDFVYNVTKALFENVNKLIAINKKAESIKVEDAVEGITIDVHPGALRYFEENGVK
- the tsaE gene encoding tRNA (adenosine(37)-N6)-threonylcarbamoyltransferase complex ATPase subunit type 1 TsaE, yielding MKEFSYSSQSVEQTMEFAMNLAKSLERGTVLTLEGDLGAGKTTFTKGLALGLGITRTVNSPTFTIIKEYTDGILPLYHMDVYRLEESDEDLGFDEYFHGDGVTVVEWAQFIEDLLPAELLQINLIYVNETERKIVLTPKGDLYLHLCKELFRDESISN